Proteins from a single region of Terriglobia bacterium:
- a CDS encoding dodecin domain-containing protein: MGDKVFKKVRLVGCSDKSYEKAIEAAAAKAAETIRGASWFEVVELRGALRDGKVAEYQATVDLGFKID, encoded by the coding sequence ATGGGCGACAAGGTGTTCAAGAAGGTCAGGCTGGTCGGCTGCTCCGACAAGAGCTACGAGAAGGCGATCGAGGCGGCGGCCGCAAAGGCCGCGGAGACGATTCGCGGCGCTTCGTGGTTCGAGGTCGTCGAGCTCCGGGGCGCCTTGCGCGACGGGAAGGTCGCCGAGTACCAGGCGACGGTCGACCTGGGATTCAAGATCGACTGA